The following coding sequences are from one Ooceraea biroi isolate clonal line C1 chromosome 5, Obir_v5.4, whole genome shotgun sequence window:
- the LOC105275196 gene encoding protein FRA10AC1 isoform X1, translating to MLNVTFDDIIHFISIIRIYCHSFLKHFRRFLCILCLINNNNAAKEKSHDKTDYDVIRENHKFLWDREKDTPDTWGAKLAKKYYDKLFKEYCICDLTYYKHNKVALRWRTEKEVIAGKGQFECGSKTCKEKDNLRSWEINFGYEEHGEKKNALVKLRLCPECSVKLNYRSQKREVKRRKSLKRLGVDHKHNEDASTTSSNSESNRTEADSNPIEVQADTENADADSSNIWKETQTEDVEKMREKEFEEYLADLLM from the exons ATGTTGAATGTTACTTTTGATGATATTATTCATTTCATCAGCATAATTAGAATATACTGCCACAGCTTTCTTAAGCATTTCAGAAGATTTCTGTGTATTTTATGTTTGATAAACAACAACAATGCAGCTAaagaaaa GTCCCACGATAAAACCGACTATGATGTCATCAGAGAGAATCACAAGTTTCTCTGGGATCGAGAGAAGGATACTCCGGATACATGGGGAGCAAAATTGGCTAAGAAGTATTATGACAAGCTGTTTAAGGAATATTGCATATGCGATCTTACATATTACAAACATAATAAG GTTGCTTTGAGATGGAGAACCGAGAAAGAAGTGATAGCTGGAAAGGGACAATTTGAATGCGGCAGTAAAACGTGCAAAGAGAAAGACAATCTACGCTCCTGGGAGATTAATTTCGGCTACGAAGAACATGGCGAAAAGAAGAATGCCTTGGTCAAATTAA GGCTCTGTCCAGAATGCTCGGTAAAACTTAACTATCGCTCGCAAAAGCGCGaagtgaaaagaagaaaatctcTGAAGCGTTTGGGCGTTGATCACAAGCACAATGAAGACGCTTCTACCACGTCCAGCAATTCAGAGTCGAACAGAACGGAAGCAGATTCCAATCCAATCGAGGTACAGGCCGATACCGAGAATGCTGATGCTGATAGCTCCAACATCTGGAAGGAAACGCAAACGGAAGACGTAGAaaagatgagagagaaagaatttgAGGAGTACTTGGCGGATTTGTTAATGTGA
- the LOC105275191 gene encoding activating signal cointegrator 1 complex subunit 2, translating into MKFYENPDCVPLEELQLNIKNDGVVMVIRALNAKWADKRILVRYEAPEIYKSDGSEIEGARERWLEIAGYIIEDLSWLLELPFYRFWSNVVYNTSIIDTLVSFLQEAPPFYALESFPNIPEMLKVLEDLCRNVLMVFARLVTNKESSTEYMSLPFFGSLLYDNYIFTIPIIFDLCQLYGRENAKVTKKVVHNIFSAQSMYNDDLKKSVPCLIKALENVERRFGGCLNDASEAVALPERSDGFVEMTLCNLEDLILYTLDVSSTLAVLLRCYSPVVATFHRDDFMNKIISFYGSTIPEMYKKLDKLAYNDDSMPKYMELKHRLDVTRVELLNLYRIIVYEPILNIQEKINTITESEIREYIDAYLDLLMNAISEKEFIMDYHQFYPINCDLETISKLYPEIDTIKREYILQLLSTSIGNDKISTSAFYNNVNEFVAGSSGMQNNQQEHSSDANCTNNKVKSASTNSNEVMSLISQVKEILCDYGEGFIQQCLTYYNNDVASVIDAVIENKLPPELKEIDRTLPYIPPDTMEQSAATDLAVSDAMSVFNNEFDIPTLDDTRIYRRKKKNKYGNANEILNDKSEINESRSIYDKYSIIDDYDDEYDDTYDSHNIGGNAQDDSTEVGVRPFTIPRILRANDKNNTSSEDDVEVEEEKPVQNNDHFIQNPAELRAKAEQRRQSTRRNGNTPDVVGKTRGKGQDKSVLTNRHKKNVHKDTHGNHNRRMGSQIKKRQGMIPS; encoded by the exons ATGAAATTCTACGAG AATCCCGATTGTGTGCCTTTGGAGGAGCTGCAGTTAAATATCAAGAATGATGGAGTGGTTATGGTGATACGTGCACTT AATGCAAAGTGGGCAGACAAGCGCATCTTAGTACGTTACGAAGCACCAGAGATATACAAGAGCGATGGGTCGGAAATTGAGGGTGCTCGAGAACGTTGGTTGGAGATTGCCGGCTATATCATTGAAGATCTAAGCTGGCTACTTGAGCTTCCATTTTATCG ATTCTGGTCCAACGTTGTATACAATACTTCTATCATAGATACGCTCGTATCTTTTTTACAAGAGGCCCCACCTTTCTATGCGCTAGAGAGTTTTCCTAATATTCCAGAGATGCTTAAAGTATTAGAAGATCTGTGTCGTAACGTGCTTATGGTCTTTGCTCGTCTCGTCACGAACAAAGAAAGCTCAACGGAATACATGAGCTTACCATTTTTTGGCAGTTTATTGtacgataattatatattcacaATACCTATCATATTTGATTTGTGCCAGCTATACGGTAGAGAAAATGCCAAAGTTACAAAGAAAGTTGTACATAACATATTTAGTGCACAGTCGATGTACAATGATGATCTGAAAAAATCTGTACCATGTCTTATAAAG GCCCTTGAAAATGTCGAACGACGATTTGGTGGCTGTTTGAACGATGCATCCGAGGCAGTAGCGCTTCCAGAGAGAAGTGACGGTTTCGTCGAAATGACGTTATGTAACTTAGAAGACCTGATACTTTATACTTTAGATGTATCATCGACTCTCGCTGTATTATTAAGGTGCTACTCTCCAGTGGTCGCTACATTTCACAGGGATGACTTCATGAACAA aataatttcattttatggAAGTACAATACCAGAAATGTACAAGAAATTAGATAAGTTAGCATATAATGATGATAGCATGCCAAAGTACATGGAATTGAAGCACCGTCTGGACGTAACCAGAGTAGAACTGTTGAATCTTTATCGAATTATTGTATATGAgcctatattaaatattcaggaAAAGAT AAACACAATAACAGAGAGTGAGATCAGAGAGTACATAGACGCGTATTTAGATTTACTGATGAACGCTATATCGGAAAAGGAATTTATTATGGATTATCATCAATTTTACCCGATTAACTGTGATCTCGAAACTATATCTAAACTTTATCCCGAAAT TGATACCATAAAACGCGAATACATCCTGCAATTGCTGTCAACGTCAATTGGGAACGACAAGATATCGACTAGTGCATTTTACAATAACGTAAAT GAGTTTGTTGCTGGATCTAGCGGCATGCAAAATAATCAACAAGAACATTCCAGTGACGCGAATTGCACGAACAATAAGGTGAAATCTGCTTCAACCAATTCTAATGAAGTAATGTCTCTCATTTCTcaagtaaaagaaattttatgcgATTATGGAGAAGGTTTCATACAG CAATGTCTAACTTACTATAACAATGATGTTGCATCTGTAATAGATGCTGTTATAGAGAACAAGTTACCACCTGAGCTAAAAGAAATTGATAGAACGTTACCGTACATACCACCGGATACAATG gAACAGTCAGCTGCTACGGATTTGGCTGTTAGTGATGCAATgtcagtttttaataatgaatttgaTATACCAACACTTGATGATACGAGGATCTATAGAAGGAAAAA aAAAAATAAGTAcggaaatgcaaatgaaatattgaaCGATAAATCTGAAATTAATGAATCCCGGAGTATTTATGACAAGTACAGTATTATTGATGATTACGATGATGAATACGACGACACGTACGACAGCCATAACATTGGTGGTAATGCCCAGGACGATTCTACGGAAGTAGGTGTTCGGCCTTTCACCATTCCACGG ATCCTTCGTGCGAACGATAAGAATAATACTAGCTCCGAGGATGACGTCGAGGTTGAGGAGGAAAAACCAGTCCAAAATAATGACCATTTCATACAAAATCCGGCAGAATTGCGTGCAAAGGCCGAACAGCGAAGGCAGTCGACGAGGAGAAACGGAAACACGCCTGACGTAGTTG GAAAAACCAGAGGTAAAGGACAGGACAAAAGTGTCCTGACCAACCGGCACAAGAAGAACGTGCACAAAGATACGCACGGCAATCACAATCGCCGTATGGGCTCACAGATAAAAAAGAGGCAGGGCATGATACCGTCTTAG
- the LOC105275192 gene encoding bridging integrator 3 isoform X1, whose protein sequence is MTWNPLKKNYLTQRPTAASPLLSHQEDQELDLVVQRLIYVESAIRKLTKEMKKYTGALVNLDRADQRLSMNLIGCGVVQSNDEYRKIVEDYFSVATQVGKNVQEMTSLCHRMFVEPLKKFRNEFAAIAAAVMKREDLVAAWKYSHNRVKKLQEKKDRTASHIAKLERERRTEEVAARELKTVHAQLLTELPAFLEKRLDYINPSIHAVIMIQLNYYGHATQLYTQLMPIQHSFESTLNATQVPEDEYQRAVTAELNRLRALTIVKDN, encoded by the exons ATGACGTG GAATCCTTTAAAGAAGAACTACTTGACCCAGAGACCAACCGCTGCATCTCCGCTTTTATCCCATCAAGAGGATCAAGAATTGGATCTCGTTGTTCAAAGACTCATCTA TGTGGAGAGCGCGATAAGAAAGTTAACCAAGGAGATGAAGAAGTACACGGGGGCTTTGGTAAATTTGGACAGAGCTGATCAACGATTGAGTATGAACCTGATCGGTTGCGGAGTGGTACAGAGTAATGACGAATACAGGAAGATAGTAGAAGACTATTTTTCCGTCGCCACGCAA GTGGGGAAGAACGTTCAGGAGATGACCAGCTTGTGCCACAGGATGTTCGTGGAGCCTCTGAAGAAGTTTAGGAATGAATTTGCCGCTATCGCCGCAGCGGTAATGAAGCGCGAAGATCTAGTAGCCGCATGGAAGTACTCGCACAATCGCGTGAAGAAGTTGCAAGAGAAGAAAGACAGAACGGCGAGTCACATCGCGAAGCTGGAGAGAGAACGGAGAACGGAGGAAGTAGCGGCGAGAGAGCTGAAAACCGTGCACGCACAGTTGCTCACCGAGTTACCTGCATTCCTTGAGAAGAGACTGGATTACATCAATCCGAGCATTCACGCTGTGATTatgatacaattaaattattacggGCACGCGACGCAGTTGTACACGCAACTGATGCCCATACAACATTCCTTCGAATCCACTTTGAACGCGACGCAAGTACCTGAAGACGAGTATCAGCGAGCTGTAACGGCTGAACTCAATAGATTGAGGGCGCTAACCATAGTGAAGGATAACTAA
- the LOC105275196 gene encoding protein FRA10AC1 isoform X2 — protein sequence MFPAYAHLSAYDRHKKLINDYLTFYGKSVSTFTRDTSHDKTDYDVIRENHKFLWDREKDTPDTWGAKLAKKYYDKLFKEYCICDLTYYKHNKVALRWRTEKEVIAGKGQFECGSKTCKEKDNLRSWEINFGYEEHGEKKNALVKLRLCPECSVKLNYRSQKREVKRRKSLKRLGVDHKHNEDASTTSSNSESNRTEADSNPIEVQADTENADADSSNIWKETQTEDVEKMREKEFEEYLADLLM from the exons ATGTTTCCAGCATACGCGCACTTGTCTGCTTATGACAGACACAAGAAACTGATAAATGATTATCTAACGTTTTATGGGAAATCTGTATCAACGTTTACGCGAGACAC GTCCCACGATAAAACCGACTATGATGTCATCAGAGAGAATCACAAGTTTCTCTGGGATCGAGAGAAGGATACTCCGGATACATGGGGAGCAAAATTGGCTAAGAAGTATTATGACAAGCTGTTTAAGGAATATTGCATATGCGATCTTACATATTACAAACATAATAAG GTTGCTTTGAGATGGAGAACCGAGAAAGAAGTGATAGCTGGAAAGGGACAATTTGAATGCGGCAGTAAAACGTGCAAAGAGAAAGACAATCTACGCTCCTGGGAGATTAATTTCGGCTACGAAGAACATGGCGAAAAGAAGAATGCCTTGGTCAAATTAA GGCTCTGTCCAGAATGCTCGGTAAAACTTAACTATCGCTCGCAAAAGCGCGaagtgaaaagaagaaaatctcTGAAGCGTTTGGGCGTTGATCACAAGCACAATGAAGACGCTTCTACCACGTCCAGCAATTCAGAGTCGAACAGAACGGAAGCAGATTCCAATCCAATCGAGGTACAGGCCGATACCGAGAATGCTGATGCTGATAGCTCCAACATCTGGAAGGAAACGCAAACGGAAGACGTAGAaaagatgagagagaaagaatttgAGGAGTACTTGGCGGATTTGTTAATGTGA
- the LOC105275192 gene encoding bridging integrator 3 isoform X2, giving the protein MKKYTGALVNLDRADQRLSMNLIGCGVVQSNDEYRKIVEDYFSVATQVGKNVQEMTSLCHRMFVEPLKKFRNEFAAIAAAVMKREDLVAAWKYSHNRVKKLQEKKDRTASHIAKLERERRTEEVAARELKTVHAQLLTELPAFLEKRLDYINPSIHAVIMIQLNYYGHATQLYTQLMPIQHSFESTLNATQVPEDEYQRAVTAELNRLRALTIVKDN; this is encoded by the exons ATGAAGAAGTACACGGGGGCTTTGGTAAATTTGGACAGAGCTGATCAACGATTGAGTATGAACCTGATCGGTTGCGGAGTGGTACAGAGTAATGACGAATACAGGAAGATAGTAGAAGACTATTTTTCCGTCGCCACGCAA GTGGGGAAGAACGTTCAGGAGATGACCAGCTTGTGCCACAGGATGTTCGTGGAGCCTCTGAAGAAGTTTAGGAATGAATTTGCCGCTATCGCCGCAGCGGTAATGAAGCGCGAAGATCTAGTAGCCGCATGGAAGTACTCGCACAATCGCGTGAAGAAGTTGCAAGAGAAGAAAGACAGAACGGCGAGTCACATCGCGAAGCTGGAGAGAGAACGGAGAACGGAGGAAGTAGCGGCGAGAGAGCTGAAAACCGTGCACGCACAGTTGCTCACCGAGTTACCTGCATTCCTTGAGAAGAGACTGGATTACATCAATCCGAGCATTCACGCTGTGATTatgatacaattaaattattacggGCACGCGACGCAGTTGTACACGCAACTGATGCCCATACAACATTCCTTCGAATCCACTTTGAACGCGACGCAAGTACCTGAAGACGAGTATCAGCGAGCTGTAACGGCTGAACTCAATAGATTGAGGGCGCTAACCATAGTGAAGGATAACTAA